Proteins co-encoded in one Methylomonas albis genomic window:
- the ruvA gene encoding Holliday junction branch migration protein RuvA translates to MIGFLRGKLIHKAPPQLLLDVHGVGYEVEAPMNTFYDLPALGEEVKLHTHLVVREDAHILFGFATESERMLFRTLIKVNGVGPKLALTILSGQSTEEFYRCVHDNDVKGLVRLPGVGQKTAERLIIEMRGRLPELSKLSASVDRPSSLPGLAASPKQEAISALCALGYKPADAARMVQSIATEDKSCEDIIRLALRGAVK, encoded by the coding sequence ATGATCGGTTTTTTACGCGGTAAATTGATCCACAAAGCGCCGCCACAACTATTGTTGGATGTACACGGCGTCGGCTACGAAGTCGAGGCGCCGATGAATACCTTTTACGACCTGCCGGCATTGGGAGAAGAGGTTAAGCTGCATACCCATCTGGTGGTGCGGGAAGATGCGCATATCCTGTTCGGCTTTGCCACGGAAAGCGAGCGCATGTTGTTCAGAACCTTGATCAAGGTCAATGGTGTCGGACCCAAGTTGGCATTGACGATACTGTCCGGACAAAGTACCGAAGAGTTCTATCGCTGCGTGCATGATAACGACGTAAAAGGTTTGGTGCGCTTGCCTGGCGTGGGCCAAAAAACGGCTGAGCGTTTGATTATCGAAATGCGTGGTCGCCTGCCGGAATTAAGCAAACTATCGGCATCTGTTGATCGGCCGAGTTCGCTGCCTGGTTTGGCGGCCAGTCCCAAGCAAGAAGCGATCAGCGCGCTGTGCGCTTTGGGTTATAAGCCGGCAGATGCGGCGCGAATGGTGCAATCGATTGCCACAGAAGATAAAAGCTGCGAGGACATTATTCGTCTGGCGCTGCGGGGTGCGGTTAAATGA
- the ruvB gene encoding Holliday junction branch migration DNA helicase RuvB — MIESDRLVTAQGNNDEERVDRAIRPKRLKDYVGQTELREQMEIFIQAAVTRSEALDHVLIFGPPGLGKTTLANIVAAEMNVSIRQTSGPVLDKAGDLAALLTNLQAHDVLFIDEIHRLSPAVEEVLYPAMEDYQIDIIIGEGPAARSIKLDLPPFTLIGATTRAGLLTSPLRDRFGIVQRLEFYTIEELASIVSRSAKLLNIGMDNGGADEIACRSRGTPRIANRLLRRVRDFAEVKGNGTVTREIAKQALDMLKIDQQGFDMLDRKLLTAMIEHFQGGPVGLDTLAAVISEERGTVEDVLEPYLLQQGFIMRTPRGRVVTHKAYSHFGLPVPNQQLGSDDIFAN; from the coding sequence ATGATTGAAAGTGACCGTTTGGTTACCGCACAAGGCAATAACGACGAAGAGCGCGTGGATCGAGCCATTCGCCCCAAGCGCCTGAAAGACTATGTTGGGCAAACAGAACTCCGCGAGCAAATGGAAATCTTTATCCAGGCCGCGGTAACGCGCTCAGAAGCATTGGATCATGTATTGATCTTTGGACCACCCGGCTTAGGGAAAACTACGCTGGCCAATATCGTGGCTGCGGAGATGAATGTCAGCATTCGTCAAACCTCAGGTCCGGTGCTGGATAAAGCCGGCGACTTGGCGGCTTTGCTGACCAATCTGCAAGCGCACGATGTGTTATTCATCGACGAAATCCATAGACTCAGCCCGGCGGTGGAAGAGGTGCTGTATCCGGCTATGGAAGACTACCAAATTGATATTATAATAGGCGAAGGCCCGGCAGCCCGCTCGATCAAGCTGGATTTGCCGCCATTTACGCTGATTGGTGCCACGACCCGAGCCGGGTTGTTGACATCGCCTTTACGCGACCGTTTCGGTATTGTCCAACGCCTAGAGTTTTACACCATTGAAGAACTGGCCAGTATCGTCAGTCGCTCTGCGAAGCTATTAAATATTGGCATGGACAATGGCGGCGCCGACGAAATTGCTTGCCGCTCGCGAGGCACACCGCGCATAGCCAACCGACTCTTACGTAGAGTGCGCGATTTTGCGGAAGTCAAAGGAAACGGCACGGTGACTCGCGAGATTGCCAAACAAGCTTTGGATATGTTGAAAATCGACCAACAAGGGTTCGACATGCTGGACCGGAAATTATTGACCGCCATGATAGAGCATTTTCAAGGCGGTCCGGTTGGGCTGGATACGCTGGCAGCGGTAATCAGCGAGGAACGTGGTACGGTTGAAGACGTGCTGGAACCCTATTTATTGCAGCAAGGTTTTATCATGCGCACTCCCAGAGGCAGGGTGGTCACGCATAAGGCATACAGCCACTTTGGTTTGCCGGTGCCCAATCAACAACTCGGCAGCGATGACATATTTGCCAATTAA
- the ybgC gene encoding tol-pal system-associated acyl-CoA thioesterase produces MKEFSWPVRVYYEDTDAGGVVFYANYLKFFERARTEMLRSLGFEQDSLLAEQSLIFVVRSVKVDYLKPARFNELLDVSAKVIEYKKTNFTFEQSITRQQNLLCNAEIRIACLDAQSMKPKLIPSAILEHLS; encoded by the coding sequence ATGAAAGAATTTAGTTGGCCGGTGAGGGTGTATTACGAAGACACCGATGCCGGCGGTGTAGTGTTTTACGCCAATTATTTGAAATTTTTTGAACGCGCCAGGACTGAAATGTTGCGCAGTTTAGGTTTTGAGCAGGATAGTCTATTGGCTGAACAAAGCCTGATTTTTGTGGTCCGTTCGGTGAAAGTCGACTATTTAAAACCCGCCCGCTTCAACGAGCTGTTGGACGTTAGCGCAAAAGTCATTGAATATAAAAAAACTAATTTTACCTTTGAGCAATCGATTACCCGGCAACAGAACCTGTTATGCAACGCTGAAATTCGTATTGCCTGTCTTGATGCGCAAAGCATGAAGCCCAAACTAATTCCCTCTGCTATTTTGGAACATTTAAGCTAA
- the tolQ gene encoding protein TolQ codes for MNTDLSILTLVKEASIVVQFVMFILLSASVASWTFIFSKRKELKQAIAITDDFEEEFWSGVGLAELYKKMSSDRFEPEGIEKIFLAGYREFARMRQKGDVEPSVQVESAQRAMRIELSRELDRLDETLPFLATVGSTSPYIGLFGTVWGIMNSFRALGEIKNATLANVAPGISEALIATAIGLFAAIPAVIAYNRFSTRLDRLAGRYELFVDEFVVLLQRQAHSK; via the coding sequence ATGAATACCGATTTATCCATCCTGACGCTGGTCAAAGAAGCCAGCATCGTCGTGCAGTTTGTTATGTTCATCCTGTTGTCGGCATCAGTTGCTTCCTGGACCTTCATCTTTTCCAAGCGTAAAGAATTGAAACAAGCCATAGCCATCACTGACGATTTCGAAGAAGAGTTTTGGTCCGGCGTCGGTCTTGCCGAATTGTATAAAAAAATGTCCAGCGACCGTTTCGAGCCGGAAGGCATCGAAAAAATCTTTCTGGCGGGTTACCGCGAGTTTGCGCGGATGCGCCAGAAGGGTGATGTCGAACCTTCTGTTCAGGTTGAAAGCGCGCAACGGGCGATGCGGATTGAGTTGTCCCGTGAGTTGGACAGGCTGGATGAGACTTTGCCGTTTTTGGCGACGGTCGGTTCGACTAGTCCTTACATAGGTCTGTTTGGTACCGTCTGGGGCATCATGAATTCGTTTCGCGCTTTGGGTGAAATTAAAAATGCGACCTTGGCGAATGTGGCGCCGGGTATTTCCGAAGCGTTAATTGCTACCGCGATCGGTTTATTTGCGGCGATTCCGGCGGTAATTGCCTATAACCGTTTCTCCACCCGCTTGGATCGTTTGGCCGGTCGTTACGAGTTATTCGTCGACGAGTTCGTGGTATTACTGCAAAGACAGGCGCACAGCAAATGA
- the tolR gene encoding protein TolR yields the protein MAEINVVPYIDVTFVLLMIFMITAPLVQTGVEVELPQAEAESVDLQDQVPVIVSIKKDGSLYVDIGNGDEEAETPVDVDTVKTRVAAVFRNNPKAQLYVRGDHEVEYGSIVSVMVELKKTGAPKVGLMTAPPPDSK from the coding sequence ATGGCCGAAATAAACGTCGTTCCGTACATTGACGTTACTTTTGTACTGTTGATGATATTCATGATTACCGCGCCGTTGGTACAGACCGGTGTCGAGGTCGAGTTGCCGCAAGCCGAGGCAGAGTCGGTGGATCTGCAAGACCAGGTGCCTGTGATCGTGTCGATCAAGAAGGATGGCAGTTTATACGTCGATATTGGCAACGGCGATGAAGAAGCCGAGACGCCGGTCGATGTCGATACGGTTAAAACCAGAGTCGCTGCAGTATTCAGAAATAACCCCAAAGCCCAACTGTATGTGCGTGGCGATCACGAAGTGGAATACGGTAGTATCGTCAGCGTGATGGTGGAACTTAAGAAAACCGGCGCCCCCAAAGTGGGTTTGATGACCGCGCCGCCGCCAGACAGCAAATAA
- the tolA gene encoding cell envelope integrity protein TolA has product MKSFKPSLAQAIALHILIVLLFSFSFLTETDDAKMSPPADIIEATVLDGAEIDAEAERLKQNEANKQHAEKQHQEQLENARKAEEQLLQQAKKQRVLEEQKIQEVAEKRKQEVLEEKKMQEQLAAKRKEEEKKLEEAKERQALEQKKAKEAAEKQKQAELDKQKEVAEKQKQAELEKQKEVAEKQKEAEKQKQLEKQKQQEVEREAKLKEQKLAEAAREKQQQEAEIKKLEQEKKLQEQKALEQQKKLQEQKSEEAKRQEQAKQAEAKAEKERQLADEKAKAEKEKQAALNAEKAKQAAEAEARAKAEKDKQLAGEKAEKERQAKAAAEKAEKERLAAEAEAKAKAEKERQAKSAAEKAEKADKERLAAEAAAKAKAEQERQAAIAAAEKVEKDRQAAEAAEAAAAAAAKAQADKQAVDSAKQMIARKVEGAWTRPINATQGLRCTIQVKLLASGDVMEAVVIGSSGDPIFDRSAENAVRKASPLPVPQDKNLFNQEFRVFTFVFKPE; this is encoded by the coding sequence ATGAAAAGTTTTAAACCTTCGCTCGCGCAGGCGATAGCGCTACATATTCTGATTGTATTGTTGTTCAGTTTCAGTTTTCTAACTGAGACTGACGACGCGAAAATGTCGCCCCCCGCGGACATCATCGAGGCGACTGTATTGGACGGTGCGGAAATCGATGCGGAAGCCGAGCGCTTAAAGCAGAACGAAGCAAACAAGCAACACGCCGAGAAACAGCATCAAGAGCAACTGGAAAACGCCAGAAAAGCGGAAGAGCAGCTGTTGCAGCAAGCTAAAAAACAGCGTGTGCTTGAAGAACAAAAAATTCAGGAAGTCGCCGAAAAGCGCAAGCAAGAAGTATTAGAAGAAAAGAAGATGCAGGAACAGCTTGCTGCGAAGCGTAAGGAAGAGGAAAAAAAGTTAGAGGAGGCCAAGGAACGGCAAGCTCTGGAACAGAAAAAAGCCAAGGAAGCCGCGGAAAAGCAGAAGCAAGCCGAGCTGGACAAACAAAAGGAAGTCGCGGAAAAACAGAAGCAAGCCGAACTGGAAAAACAAAAGGAAGTGGCGGAAAAGCAAAAGGAAGCCGAGAAACAGAAACAACTGGAAAAACAAAAACAGCAGGAAGTAGAGCGCGAAGCCAAGTTGAAGGAGCAAAAACTAGCGGAAGCGGCGCGAGAGAAGCAACAGCAGGAAGCCGAAATCAAAAAGCTGGAGCAGGAAAAGAAGTTACAGGAACAAAAAGCCCTGGAGCAGCAAAAGAAACTGCAGGAGCAAAAGAGCGAAGAAGCCAAGCGCCAGGAACAAGCAAAGCAAGCGGAAGCAAAGGCTGAAAAGGAAAGGCAATTAGCTGACGAAAAAGCTAAGGCCGAGAAGGAGAAACAGGCCGCGCTTAATGCTGAAAAAGCCAAGCAAGCCGCCGAAGCCGAGGCCAGAGCCAAAGCGGAAAAAGATAAACAGTTAGCCGGCGAGAAAGCAGAGAAAGAACGCCAAGCCAAAGCAGCGGCAGAAAAAGCCGAAAAAGAACGGTTGGCAGCCGAAGCGGAAGCCAAAGCCAAGGCTGAGAAAGAACGTCAGGCCAAGTCGGCGGCGGAAAAGGCAGAGAAGGCCGATAAAGAAAGGCTCGCGGCGGAAGCGGCGGCAAAAGCCAAAGCCGAACAAGAGCGCCAAGCTGCGATAGCTGCGGCTGAAAAAGTTGAAAAGGACCGACAAGCAGCCGAAGCAGCCGAAGCAGCAGCGGCTGCAGCGGCAAAAGCGCAGGCTGATAAACAGGCGGTCGATTCAGCCAAGCAAATGATAGCGCGCAAAGTAGAAGGCGCCTGGACTCGGCCTATCAACGCGACACAAGGCTTGAGATGCACAATTCAGGTAAAATTGTTAGCCAGCGGGGACGTAATGGAAGCGGTTGTGATTGGAAGCAGCGGTGATCCGATTTTTGACCGTTCGGCGGAAAATGCAGTGAGAAAAGCCTCGCCTTTGCCAGTACCGCAAGATAAAAACTTATTTAATCAGGAATTTAGAGTTTTCACCTTCGTGTTTAAACCGGAATAA
- the tolB gene encoding Tol-Pal system beta propeller repeat protein TolB has product MFTVAQAAGLTIEITKGSQTAVPIAIVPFAQQGSVGNVKLSDVISSDLGGSGFFKTLSEDDMLTKPSEPERVNFKDWQVLGQDYMAIGQVVGNGGSYNIQFHLFNVHNGQLLMGYRLTAGANELRRAAHHISDLIYEKLTGRKGAFNTRIAYVTSVRRGNGKQFMLQVADADGYNPRTIAESPEPIMAPAWSPDGSKIAYVSFHTKRSEIWVQTLATGQRESVSSYPGINGAPAFSPDGSRLAITLSKDGSPDVYVLNLGSRSLTRLTSGLSIDTEPTWSPDGSSILFTSDQGGKPQLYLMPVSGGKASRVTFQGDYNARGRFSADGRSLAMVTGSGGGYKIAVMDMASRTVNVLTEGNLDESPSFAPNGSMVLFAANRGGRSALSVVSTDGAMQQKLAFESGEVREPAWAP; this is encoded by the coding sequence ATGTTCACAGTGGCGCAGGCGGCTGGTTTAACCATAGAAATCACCAAAGGTTCGCAAACTGCGGTGCCCATTGCCATCGTGCCGTTTGCCCAACAAGGCTCTGTCGGTAATGTCAAATTGTCCGATGTGATCAGTTCTGATCTGGGTGGCAGCGGTTTTTTCAAAACCTTGTCCGAAGACGATATGCTGACCAAACCCAGCGAACCGGAACGCGTCAACTTCAAGGACTGGCAGGTTTTGGGCCAAGACTATATGGCGATAGGCCAAGTGGTCGGCAATGGCGGCAGCTACAACATCCAATTTCATTTGTTCAACGTGCATAACGGCCAGTTGTTGATGGGTTACCGCTTGACCGCCGGCGCCAACGAATTGCGTCGCGCCGCGCATCACATCAGCGATCTGATTTACGAAAAATTGACTGGTCGTAAGGGAGCGTTCAATACACGGATTGCTTATGTGACCAGCGTTCGCCGAGGCAATGGCAAGCAATTTATGCTACAGGTCGCCGATGCCGACGGCTACAATCCGCGAACCATTGCCGAGTCTCCCGAACCTATCATGGCGCCCGCCTGGTCACCTGACGGCAGCAAAATTGCCTATGTATCCTTTCATACCAAGCGTTCGGAAATCTGGGTGCAAACCCTGGCGACCGGACAACGGGAAAGCGTATCCTCATATCCAGGTATCAATGGCGCGCCGGCCTTTTCACCGGATGGCAGCCGTCTGGCGATCACTCTATCAAAAGATGGCAGTCCGGATGTTTACGTGTTGAATCTGGGTAGTCGCTCATTAACTCGCTTGACCAGCGGTTTATCGATCGATACCGAGCCGACTTGGTCGCCGGATGGTAGTTCTATATTGTTTACCTCCGATCAAGGCGGTAAACCGCAGCTTTACCTGATGCCCGTCTCGGGTGGCAAGGCTAGTCGCGTGACGTTCCAGGGCGACTATAACGCCAGAGGCCGTTTTTCCGCTGATGGCAGAAGCCTGGCGATGGTGACCGGCAGTGGCGGCGGCTATAAAATTGCGGTTATGGATATGGCTTCGCGCACCGTCAATGTCTTGACCGAAGGCAACCTCGACGAGTCGCCCAGTTTTGCGCCTAATGGCAGCATGGTTTTGTTTGCCGCGAATCGCGGCGGTCGGTCGGCCTTATCGGTGGTGTCTACCGATGGCGCGATGCAACAGAAATTGGCATTCGAGAGTGGCGAGGTCCGTGAGCCGGCCTGGGCACCTTGA
- the pal gene encoding peptidoglycan-associated lipoprotein Pal, with translation MRFNKTYLALAMTAILVTTGCSSTEEEGLADSTQGTDASTSGLSDGSMSGSQFGSGNGSSFGSGSGANLGPEFSDPNNPLSKQVIYFEIDSSQVKQDYVPVVAAHARYLASHPNQHVILAGHADERGSSEYNIALGEQRSKSVERMMRSQGVTASQLEVVSYGEEKPVVSGHDESAWQQNRRVEVGYQ, from the coding sequence ATGAGATTTAACAAAACCTATTTGGCTTTAGCCATGACTGCGATTTTGGTAACGACCGGCTGTAGCTCAACCGAAGAAGAAGGCTTGGCGGATTCTACTCAAGGCACCGATGCTTCAACCAGCGGTCTGTCTGATGGTTCCATGTCCGGCAGCCAATTCGGTTCAGGCAACGGTAGCAGCTTTGGCTCCGGTTCCGGTGCAAACCTGGGTCCTGAGTTCAGCGATCCTAACAACCCGTTGTCTAAACAAGTGATTTACTTTGAAATTGATAGCAGCCAAGTCAAACAAGACTATGTGCCTGTGGTTGCTGCGCACGCTCGTTATTTGGCATCGCATCCAAACCAACACGTCATCCTGGCTGGCCACGCCGACGAACGCGGTTCCAGCGAATACAATATTGCGCTGGGCGAACAACGTTCTAAATCCGTAGAAAGAATGATGCGTTCGCAAGGCGTTACCGCTAGCCAGTTGGAAGTGGTTAGCTATGGTGAAGAAAAACCTGTCGTGTCCGGTCATGATGAATCGGCTTGGCAACAAAATCGCCGCGTGGAAGTTGGCTATCAATGA
- the ybgF gene encoding tol-pal system protein YbgF → MSKRALLILSLGFGLCAEVGAAPNGAGYPAANAYAQPAATDNAIFDVLGRLEQLQSEVQQLRGMVEEQSQTIADLQRKQSNMYSDLDDRMQALTAGGQAPQSQSPAPTPAADAAANGQTAVTAAQPAAPAAPTPAPATTATPTAVAPVVDNKPAAAAATSNEKERYQAAYDTLRNGHNTQAIKMFQDLLKDFPAGEFADNSQYWLAEAHKINREFDAARAAFNKVVSQYPNSSKVPDALLKLGYIEFDLQNTAKARDYLTRVTTSYPGTTAAHLAEKKLAQMPQ, encoded by the coding sequence ATGAGTAAGCGTGCGCTTCTGATTCTGAGCCTTGGCTTTGGCCTGTGTGCCGAAGTCGGTGCTGCGCCTAATGGTGCCGGATATCCGGCAGCGAATGCTTATGCGCAGCCTGCTGCAACTGACAATGCTATTTTTGATGTATTGGGCAGATTGGAGCAATTACAGTCGGAAGTGCAGCAATTGCGCGGCATGGTCGAGGAGCAATCTCAGACCATCGCCGACTTGCAAAGAAAACAAAGCAATATGTACTCCGACCTTGATGATCGGATGCAGGCTCTTACTGCTGGCGGACAAGCGCCGCAGAGCCAATCGCCCGCACCAACGCCTGCCGCCGATGCGGCTGCGAATGGGCAAACGGCAGTTACTGCGGCCCAGCCAGCGGCCCCGGCTGCGCCAACGCCGGCACCCGCCACAACTGCGACGCCCACTGCGGTTGCGCCTGTTGTGGACAATAAGCCGGCTGCAGCAGCGGCGACAAGTAACGAAAAGGAAAGGTATCAGGCGGCTTACGACACTTTGCGTAACGGTCACAATACTCAAGCCATCAAAATGTTTCAGGATTTGTTGAAAGATTTTCCGGCTGGCGAGTTTGCCGACAATTCGCAGTATTGGCTGGCGGAGGCGCATAAGATCAACCGTGAATTCGATGCGGCGCGCGCCGCGTTCAATAAGGTGGTCAGCCAATACCCCAATAGTTCGAAAGTCCCTGATGCCTTGCTGAAACTGGGTTATATCGAATTCGATCTGCAAAATACCGCAAAAGCTCGCGATTATTTGACGCGGGTAACTACCAGCTATCCCGGCACCACGGCTGCGCATTTGGCGGAAAAAAAGCTGGCGCAAATGCCGCAATAA